The following coding sequences lie in one Polluticoccus soli genomic window:
- a CDS encoding DUF3037 domain-containing protein — MQEQHLFEYAVIRVVPRVEREEFLNVGVVLYCAGQKFLSCRYIVDEAKLKAFGCEPDCEQLKQYLSAMQRICAGSPDSGPIGKLGIAERFRWLTAIRSTIVQTSRVHTGFCHNAGDELAKLFEQLVM, encoded by the coding sequence ATGCAAGAGCAGCACTTATTTGAATACGCCGTCATCCGCGTAGTTCCGCGGGTAGAACGTGAGGAATTCCTCAACGTAGGTGTAGTGTTGTATTGCGCCGGGCAGAAATTTCTGAGCTGCAGGTATATTGTAGACGAAGCAAAACTGAAAGCCTTTGGCTGCGAGCCCGACTGCGAGCAACTGAAACAATACCTTTCTGCTATGCAACGCATATGCGCCGGTAGTCCGGATTCCGGTCCTATTGGCAAATTGGGCATTGCAGAACGTTTTCGTTGGCTGACCGCTATCCGCAGTACGATAGTGCAAACCTCAAGAGTGCACACAGGTTTTTGTCACAATGCGGGAGATGAACTGGCGAAGCTGTTTGAGCAGCTGGTGATGTAG
- a CDS encoding BON domain-containing protein: MAYDYRNHPHPRFSNWSEDPNYRNERREGRGQNISGDNNYGIDNDLDYRFREQSWRPDLPAHYPSEPHPINAAFGTRMGNFGQIIYDPTYGIDSFGYHNDVRGPGYYRDNVSASNREAPQDHRGKGPKNYLRSDERISEDINDRLHDDPYVDASNIEVEIDKAEVILSGTVNDINAKRRAAYLAEEVRGVRNVENRIRVRNGDEQEYKYPTATTTGGAINTDSKAERDPRDKK, from the coding sequence ATGGCATACGACTATCGAAACCATCCGCATCCCCGTTTCTCCAACTGGAGCGAAGACCCAAACTACCGCAATGAGCGCAGGGAAGGCCGCGGGCAAAATATAAGCGGCGATAATAACTACGGCATTGATAATGACCTTGATTACCGCTTTCGCGAGCAGTCATGGCGTCCTGATCTGCCGGCACACTATCCTTCTGAACCTCACCCCATCAATGCGGCCTTTGGCACCCGGATGGGCAATTTTGGCCAGATCATTTACGATCCTACATATGGCATCGACAGCTTTGGCTACCACAATGATGTGAGAGGGCCCGGCTATTATCGTGATAATGTATCAGCAAGCAACCGTGAGGCTCCACAGGATCACCGGGGCAAAGGACCTAAAAACTACCTACGTTCAGATGAGCGTATCAGTGAGGATATTAACGACCGGTTGCACGACGATCCCTATGTTGACGCCTCAAACATAGAGGTCGAGATCGACAAAGCTGAAGTGATACTCAGTGGTACGGTTAACGATATCAATGCAAAACGCCGGGCGGCCTATTTGGCTGAGGAAGTGCGTGGTGTACGTAATGTGGAGAATCGCATCCGGGTGCGTAACGGAGACGAACAGGAATATAAATACCCAACGGCCACCACCACAGGCGGTGCAATTAATACGGACAGCAAAGCCGAGCGTGACCCGCGGGACAAAAAATAA
- a CDS encoding START domain-containing protein, with protein sequence MKRILLLVSICYSMVSTAHQHNWELKKQDGALKIYTGTAEVSKVKALKVEYILNASLSTFAATLLDVEGQAAWVYSTKSSSLLKRVNDSEFIAYSEKVMPTPFSNRDLITKVHMHQDPATKVLTINVLGLPNYIPEKDGLVRVPMARARWTLTPISSNQVKVEYIAEAEPGGSIPAWVANLFLLKGPTESFKRLSAIVQQPKYRNATVSFIEN encoded by the coding sequence ATGAAAAGGATATTATTGTTGGTTTCTATTTGTTATTCGATGGTCTCTACTGCGCACCAGCATAATTGGGAATTGAAAAAGCAGGACGGTGCGCTTAAAATATATACCGGTACAGCCGAAGTGTCTAAGGTAAAGGCACTCAAGGTTGAATACATACTGAATGCATCCTTGTCAACATTTGCTGCAACCTTGCTGGATGTTGAGGGGCAGGCTGCATGGGTGTATAGCACTAAGTCGTCTTCGCTGCTGAAGAGAGTAAATGACAGCGAGTTTATCGCTTATTCTGAAAAGGTGATGCCTACGCCGTTCTCTAACCGCGACCTGATCACTAAGGTGCACATGCACCAGGATCCTGCGACAAAAGTTCTAACCATTAATGTATTGGGGTTGCCCAACTATATTCCTGAAAAGGATGGGCTGGTGCGCGTACCTATGGCAAGAGCGCGTTGGACGCTTACGCCAATTAGTAGTAACCAGGTAAAGGTAGAATACATTGCAGAGGCTGAGCCTGGAGGCTCTATACCTGCATGGGTTGCCAATCTCTTCCTGCTAAAAGGGCCTACAGAAAGCTTCAAACGACTGAGCGCAATAGTGCAGCAGCCCAAATACAGGAATGCTACCGTAAGTTTTATAGAAAACTAG
- the folE gene encoding GTP cyclohydrolase I FolE, whose product MAYKKTEHFHEETIDNMKEHYRSIIENLGEDAEREGLLKTPERIAKAMLYITQGYKTDAKAILEQAKFHESYSEMVIVKDIELYSMCEHHMLPFFGKAHVAYIPNGYITGLSKIARVVDTYARRLQVQERMTHQILDVIQETLNPLGVAVVIEAQHLCMMMRGVSKQNSVTTTSAFSGQFEMNETRSEFLRLITAKLN is encoded by the coding sequence GTGGCATACAAAAAGACTGAGCATTTTCACGAAGAGACAATTGACAATATGAAGGAACATTACCGTTCCATCATTGAAAATTTAGGTGAAGACGCAGAACGCGAAGGCCTGCTGAAAACGCCAGAGCGTATTGCCAAAGCCATGCTGTATATCACGCAGGGCTATAAAACCGACGCGAAAGCTATCCTGGAACAAGCCAAGTTCCATGAGTCGTATAGCGAAATGGTGATCGTAAAGGATATCGAACTTTACTCTATGTGCGAGCACCATATGCTGCCGTTCTTCGGGAAAGCACATGTTGCTTATATACCCAATGGATACATCACAGGCCTCAGCAAGATAGCACGCGTAGTAGATACTTATGCCCGCCGCCTGCAGGTGCAGGAGCGCATGACGCACCAGATACTGGATGTGATACAGGAAACACTGAATCCATTAGGTGTGGCAGTAGTTATCGAAGCGCAACACCTGTGCATGATGATGCGTGGTGTATCTAAGCAGAATAGCGTTACAACAACTTCAGCTTTCAGTGGCCAGTTTGAAATGAACGAAACACGCTCAGAATTTCTGAGGCTGATAACAGCGAAGCTGAACTAG
- a CDS encoding 6-pyruvoyl trahydropterin synthase family protein, with the protein MVYLTRVEHFNAAHRLYNENWSEDQNREVFGKCANANWHGHNYELHLTVKGNPHPETGFIFNAKTLGDLIKDVIVERVDHRNLNLDVDFMTGKLTSAENFAIGIWNELKPHIEKQGAQLHCVKLYETPRIYVEYFG; encoded by the coding sequence ATGGTTTACCTGACACGTGTGGAACATTTTAATGCTGCCCACCGACTGTATAACGAGAACTGGAGCGAAGATCAAAATCGTGAAGTGTTTGGAAAGTGCGCTAATGCCAATTGGCACGGCCACAATTATGAACTGCACCTAACCGTTAAAGGCAATCCCCATCCAGAGACCGGTTTCATCTTCAACGCAAAGACCTTGGGCGACCTGATAAAAGACGTGATCGTAGAACGCGTTGACCATCGTAACCTGAATTTGGACGTTGATTTCATGACCGGCAAGCTGACCAGCGCTGAGAATTTTGCTATTGGTATCTGGAACGAGCTGAAACCACACATCGAGAAACAGGGGGCGCAGCTTCATTGCGTGAAGTTGTATGAAACCCCTCGCATATATGTCGAATATTTCGGCTAG
- the mqnB gene encoding futalosine hydrolase, translating into MNILLAAATEAEIAPSIQQIATSWQQVDPRVFQRQGKRLTVCITGVGMMATAYHLAKACSATRFDMALQAGIGGAFHRQINLGDLVFVRSEQLGDLGAEDGEAYLDIFELGLLQHNELPFTGGRLAAPTADFHKLIDLPPVDGLTVNMVSGNEASIIRLAERYQCGVESMEGAAFHYVCLQEGIPFAQVRAISNYIERRNRANWKIGDAITNLNSWLVSFVGRL; encoded by the coding sequence ATGAATATCCTGCTCGCAGCAGCCACAGAAGCCGAAATAGCCCCATCGATACAACAAATAGCAACCAGCTGGCAACAGGTGGACCCGAGGGTTTTCCAGCGGCAGGGCAAGAGGCTGACGGTTTGCATTACGGGTGTTGGTATGATGGCAACTGCCTACCATTTGGCCAAAGCTTGCTCAGCGACCCGCTTCGATATGGCCCTGCAGGCGGGCATTGGAGGGGCTTTTCACAGGCAGATAAACCTCGGGGATCTCGTTTTTGTGCGTTCTGAACAGCTGGGCGACCTCGGCGCTGAGGATGGCGAAGCTTACCTGGACATTTTCGAATTGGGTCTTTTGCAGCACAATGAGCTGCCGTTTACGGGAGGACGTCTGGCGGCTCCCACTGCGGATTTCCATAAGTTAATAGACCTCCCACCGGTAGATGGCCTTACAGTAAACATGGTGAGTGGTAACGAGGCATCGATCATCAGGCTGGCCGAGCGGTACCAGTGCGGGGTGGAGAGCATGGAGGGCGCTGCCTTCCATTATGTATGCCTGCAAGAGGGCATACCCTTTGCCCAGGTGCGCGCAATTTCCAACTACATCGAGCGCCGCAACCGCGCCAACTGGAAAATAGGCGATGCAATTACCAATCTTAATAGCTGGCTGGTGTCATTTGTCGGGCGCCTGTAA
- a CDS encoding DUF3276 family protein — protein sequence MAYDNKNFNGDNRNNFNGENRNNESMFSKRIKAGKRRTYFFDVRATRGNDYFITITESKKRFDDNGYDRHKMFLYKEDFNKFLNALTETIGYVKTDLMPDFDFDAYNHDQDSEEGVPASASIEASEEGSSSVSVDDWKM from the coding sequence GTGGCGTACGACAACAAAAATTTTAACGGCGATAACCGCAATAACTTCAACGGCGAGAATCGTAATAACGAGAGCATGTTCAGCAAGCGTATAAAGGCTGGCAAGAGAAGGACTTATTTCTTCGACGTACGTGCTACCCGCGGTAACGATTATTTCATCACTATCACCGAAAGCAAAAAACGTTTCGACGACAACGGTTACGACAGGCACAAAATGTTCCTGTACAAAGAAGATTTCAACAAGTTCCTGAATGCACTGACTGAAACTATCGGTTATGTGAAGACAGACCTGATGCCTGATTTCGACTTCGACGCTTACAACCACGACCAGGATAGCGAAGAAGGCGTGCCTGCTTCAGCTTCTATCGAAGCTTCTGAAGAAGGAAGCAGCAGCGTTAGCGTTGACGACTGGAAAATGTAA
- a CDS encoding DUF3098 domain-containing protein, with the protein MATTTKTTTTTTKKTTGHQTFLFDKSNYMWMIGGVALILLGFLLMSGGKSPDPHQFNYDEIYSFRRITLAPLLILIGFGVEVYAIMKKPASDSAE; encoded by the coding sequence ATGGCTACTACAACCAAAACCACTACTACAACAACAAAAAAGACGACCGGGCACCAGACGTTTCTATTCGATAAAAGCAATTACATGTGGATGATAGGCGGCGTGGCGCTGATCCTCTTAGGTTTCCTGCTGATGAGCGGTGGCAAAAGCCCTGACCCGCACCAGTTCAACTATGATGAGATATACAGCTTCCGCCGTATTACGCTGGCTCCGCTGCTGATCCTGATCGGATTTGGTGTAGAAGTGTATGCTATCATGAAAAAACCAGCTTCTGATTCGGCCGAATAA
- a CDS encoding cell division protein FtsX, with the protein MSTNKKAKPSYVYAVIGISLVLFLLGTLGWLVLNGRSLSRAFREDIQVDVIVHDNTRPENIQALKNILDKQPWVKKTEIVTKEEAAARFVQDGGEDYKELLDFNPLYSSILVNLHSDYVNKDSLEKIGKFVMQSNIVRDVTYPNTVVEKMNSNFQKLGLILGAISLLLFGVVIILIDNTVRLAMFSNRFLIKTMQMVGATRWFITRPFDRRAIINGLLSGLISVIGLWMVISFAQTQLPSLKALNDPILLTVLMVGMVLMGILISVVSTHRSVVKYLKMHVDDLY; encoded by the coding sequence ATGTCAACTAACAAAAAAGCAAAACCATCCTACGTGTATGCCGTCATCGGCATATCGCTGGTATTATTCCTGCTGGGCACGCTTGGCTGGCTGGTCCTCAACGGGCGCTCACTTAGCCGCGCCTTCCGCGAAGACATCCAGGTAGATGTTATCGTACACGATAACACCCGCCCTGAGAATATACAGGCCCTGAAGAATATCCTGGACAAGCAGCCTTGGGTGAAAAAGACCGAGATCGTGACAAAGGAAGAGGCTGCAGCGCGCTTTGTACAGGACGGCGGTGAGGATTACAAGGAACTGCTAGACTTCAACCCGTTGTACTCTTCTATACTGGTCAACCTGCATTCCGACTATGTAAACAAGGACAGCCTGGAAAAGATCGGTAAGTTCGTAATGCAGAGCAACATTGTTCGCGACGTTACTTACCCCAATACGGTTGTAGAGAAAATGAACAGCAATTTCCAGAAACTGGGATTGATACTGGGCGCTATCTCGCTGCTGCTGTTTGGCGTAGTGATCATACTTATTGACAACACCGTTCGCCTGGCTATGTTCAGCAATCGTTTCCTGATCAAAACCATGCAGATGGTGGGCGCTACACGCTGGTTCATCACCCGCCCGTTCGATCGCCGCGCTATTATCAATGGCCTGCTCAGCGGACTGATCTCAGTTATAGGTCTTTGGATGGTTATTTCGTTCGCACAAACCCAGCTGCCTTCATTAAAGGCACTGAACGATCCTATTCTGCTGACCGTACTGATGGTAGGCATGGTGCTGATGGGCATCCTCATCTCAGTGGTGAGCACGCACCGCTCGGTGGTGAAATACCTCAAAATGCACGTTGACGACCTTTATTAA
- a CDS encoding PKD domain-containing protein has protein sequence MTKYLLLVSFYLLPFSLTAQDWRWTVKGGSMDQNPSNPPEEEVVDMATDPNGNVYVLSLVNQGNAYVAGMNKQSYGSSDWMLASFKCDGTLRWAKVIGGPKSDYPAAMAIDHNGGVYVSGQISLNGGGSFVGNIDADATVPQGAKGLYLIKYDTSGNYQWYKTPQADTVTPQATQYTYSIDMAVEPNGALHWFCNLPKGEFGGPGGFVSNALGVYMLKYNAAGNFGGGMNLDISFAGTSATGAKMVRNHKSGRLYFAGNTGLSTNVVKVGSATLSGTMYVICLNSSGQVEWYRQNTDPDSYSRFTGRPVLDEAGNLYLTGEGRPSGQTSQATSFNGFVIQDNGNASMRPLVIALNPDGNNIWATAATNVNAAGGGTNIALRNSGEVWVISSFTGSIKWLYYNTTYNLPGANYKILITRFHTQTGKVLGMDTIMGNSGTKVYPTAIAATRDNVFIGGKMEGSVTKGGNTVTKTGGLYDWFVTKYGYGCNCNNIPEPKFTFTRVGDKQVNYTYTGSGQTSLTWDFGDGTSSTQTSPSHNYSQNSFYQTCVTVSNSCGDNIYCQDIFLWPVGTKEVETTAGEVKIYPNPANEYLYVEGAAAGMQLSIQNTLGQVLHSRVVSNSKEAINISQYVPGSYVVLLTAGDGNRSVVKVTKQ, from the coding sequence ATGACCAAATATTTACTTCTTGTTAGCTTCTACCTCTTACCCTTTAGCCTGACCGCGCAAGATTGGCGCTGGACAGTAAAGGGCGGCAGTATGGACCAGAACCCAAGCAACCCACCCGAAGAGGAGGTTGTGGATATGGCTACAGACCCCAATGGTAATGTGTATGTGCTGAGCCTCGTCAACCAAGGCAATGCTTATGTGGCAGGGATGAATAAGCAAAGCTATGGTTCGTCAGACTGGATGCTGGCTAGTTTTAAGTGCGATGGGACTTTGAGATGGGCTAAGGTAATTGGTGGGCCCAAAAGCGACTATCCCGCAGCTATGGCCATTGACCACAACGGGGGGGTCTATGTATCGGGGCAAATATCGCTAAATGGCGGGGGAAGCTTTGTAGGAAACATAGATGCGGATGCAACTGTTCCACAAGGTGCGAAGGGGCTTTATCTTATAAAATATGATACCTCTGGTAATTACCAATGGTATAAGACTCCACAAGCCGATACGGTGACGCCACAGGCTACGCAGTATACCTACTCTATCGATATGGCAGTCGAACCTAATGGCGCTTTACACTGGTTTTGCAACCTTCCTAAAGGCGAATTTGGAGGACCCGGCGGCTTTGTTTCTAATGCCCTTGGCGTCTATATGTTGAAGTATAATGCGGCAGGCAATTTTGGGGGTGGAATGAACTTGGATATATCATTTGCAGGCACTTCAGCTACAGGCGCTAAGATGGTAAGGAATCATAAAAGCGGCAGACTTTACTTTGCGGGAAATACCGGCCTCTCGACAAATGTCGTTAAAGTAGGCAGTGCTACTTTGTCGGGAACGATGTATGTAATTTGCTTGAACAGTTCTGGACAGGTAGAATGGTACCGGCAAAATACAGATCCTGATTCGTATTCAAGATTTACAGGCCGACCTGTTCTTGACGAAGCTGGTAACCTATATCTAACTGGTGAAGGGAGACCTTCTGGTCAAACGTCGCAAGCTACATCGTTTAATGGATTTGTAATTCAGGATAATGGCAACGCCAGCATGCGTCCGTTAGTAATTGCGTTAAACCCCGATGGCAACAATATTTGGGCAACAGCAGCCACCAATGTAAATGCAGCAGGAGGTGGAACGAACATCGCATTACGTAATAGTGGCGAGGTATGGGTAATATCATCTTTTACCGGCAGCATAAAATGGCTCTACTACAACACTACATACAACCTGCCCGGTGCTAACTATAAAATACTTATCACGCGTTTCCATACCCAAACAGGTAAAGTGTTGGGTATGGATACTATAATGGGTAACAGCGGTACGAAAGTTTATCCTACGGCTATAGCGGCAACACGGGACAATGTGTTTATCGGCGGCAAGATGGAAGGTAGTGTAACCAAGGGAGGTAATACAGTGACCAAAACAGGCGGTCTCTATGATTGGTTCGTAACAAAATATGGCTATGGCTGCAACTGTAACAATATACCCGAGCCTAAGTTTACCTTCACCCGTGTAGGCGATAAACAGGTGAATTATACCTATACCGGCAGCGGCCAAACCAGCCTGACCTGGGATTTCGGGGATGGTACCAGCTCAACTCAAACCAGCCCCAGTCATAACTACAGCCAAAACAGCTTTTACCAAACCTGTGTAACAGTAAGCAACAGTTGCGGAGATAATATCTACTGCCAGGATATCTTTCTATGGCCTGTAGGCACCAAAGAGGTAGAGACGACTGCTGGTGAAGTAAAGATTTACCCAAACCCTGCTAATGAATATTTGTACGTTGAAGGTGCTGCAGCAGGGATGCAGCTGTCCATACAGAACACACTCGGCCAGGTATTGCATAGCAGGGTAGTGAGCAATAGCAAAGAAGCGATTAATATTTCGCAGTACGTACCGGGTAGTTATGTGGTGTTGCTGACCGCAGGAGATGGTAACAGGAGTGTTGTGAAGGTGACGAAACAGTAA
- a CDS encoding formimidoylglutamase, with translation MQDLRPFFTPGHFIETKGPGTYEPLQWGANIQCFTSDQFNWEDADIIILGCGEQRGDDPEANYSNSPDAIREQLYNLYSWHSAVKIADAGNIRQGETVDDTRAALRIVLEELQQAGKTVIVLGGSHDLTFQQYEAFKRTGKMINASVADMLIDLDETEAMTSKSFLMDMLTAQPNFVKHYSHIGFQSYYAHPRMLETLDKLRFDFFRLGKVRDHIEDMEPVLRNSELFSFDMNAIRYSDAPVNVNGSPNGFTGDEACVLTRFAGMSDKLSSLGIYGYDAANDTHNMTARLISQMIWYFIDGYLVRKTEAELHEHEEFVVFHVSFTDNDTTFLKSKRTNRWWMKLPNQAYVPCSYKDYMLASSDEIPERWLREQERLL, from the coding sequence ATGCAAGATCTGAGGCCTTTTTTTACCCCGGGGCACTTTATTGAAACTAAAGGTCCGGGCACTTATGAACCCCTGCAATGGGGGGCAAACATCCAGTGTTTTACCAGCGATCAATTTAACTGGGAAGATGCTGATATCATCATTCTCGGCTGCGGCGAGCAGCGAGGTGACGATCCCGAAGCTAACTATAGTAACAGTCCTGATGCCATCAGGGAACAGCTGTATAATTTATACTCCTGGCACTCTGCGGTAAAGATCGCCGATGCCGGCAACATCCGGCAGGGTGAGACGGTAGATGATACCCGTGCTGCTCTGCGCATAGTGCTGGAAGAGCTACAGCAGGCAGGCAAAACTGTTATTGTGCTGGGTGGCTCACACGACCTTACTTTCCAGCAATACGAGGCTTTCAAACGTACCGGCAAGATGATCAACGCATCGGTAGCCGATATGTTGATAGACCTGGATGAGACCGAGGCTATGACATCGAAGAGCTTCCTGATGGATATGCTGACGGCGCAACCCAACTTCGTGAAGCACTACAGCCACATTGGTTTCCAGAGCTACTATGCACACCCGCGCATGCTGGAAACACTGGATAAGCTGCGCTTCGATTTCTTCCGCCTCGGCAAGGTGCGCGATCATATAGAAGATATGGAACCCGTGCTGCGCAACAGCGAGCTGTTTAGCTTCGATATGAACGCGATACGCTACAGCGACGCGCCTGTCAATGTGAATGGGTCGCCTAATGGTTTTACTGGCGATGAAGCATGTGTGCTGACGCGTTTTGCAGGTATGAGCGATAAGCTGAGCTCGCTGGGTATTTATGGTTATGATGCGGCCAATGACACGCACAACATGACCGCCCGCCTGATATCGCAGATGATCTGGTATTTTATTGACGGCTACCTGGTGAGAAAAACCGAAGCTGAGCTGCATGAACATGAAGAGTTTGTGGTGTTCCACGTCAGCTTTACCGACAACGATACTACCTTCCTGAAAAGCAAGCGCACCAACCGCTGGTGGATGAAGTTGCCTAACCAGGCGTATGTGCCCTGCTCGTACAAAGACTATATGCTGGCCAGCAGCGACGAGATACCCGAGCGCTGGTTGCGTGAGCAGGAAAGGTTGCTATAA
- the hflX gene encoding GTPase HflX produces MIENKNIIQNEERAVLVGLVHKLQTEDQLKEYLTELAFLAETAGAVTVKNFMQKLPKPDSKTFVGKGKLEEIRDYVQAKNINLAIFDDELTGSQINNIEEVLKIKTIDRSDLILDIFARRAKTAQAKVQVELAQYQYILPRLRGMWKHLERQGGGIGSRGPGETEIETDRRIVKDKISLLRKRLGEIDKQAMTQRKERGTYIRVALVGYTNVGKSTLMNLLTKSEVFAENKLFATLDTTTRKVVYEQTPFLLSDTVGFIRKLPHHLVESFKSTLDEVREADCLLHVVDISHPAYEDQMGVVNKTLQDIKAFDKPVITIFNKMDLYEERTFDPWLDSEVKQDLLLQLKSRWEHVTHNNCVFISATERRNIDKLRGTILDKVKDLYQERYPYLTQFY; encoded by the coding sequence ATGATCGAGAACAAAAATATTATTCAGAACGAGGAGCGCGCTGTATTGGTGGGCCTGGTACACAAGTTGCAAACGGAAGACCAGCTAAAAGAGTACCTCACAGAACTGGCTTTTTTGGCAGAAACTGCCGGCGCAGTAACGGTGAAGAACTTTATGCAAAAATTGCCGAAGCCGGACAGCAAGACCTTTGTGGGTAAGGGTAAGCTGGAGGAGATACGAGATTATGTGCAGGCAAAGAATATTAACCTGGCCATTTTTGATGATGAGCTTACAGGTTCGCAGATCAACAATATTGAAGAGGTTCTGAAAATAAAGACCATAGACCGCAGTGATCTTATCCTCGACATTTTTGCGCGAAGGGCTAAGACCGCTCAGGCCAAAGTACAAGTAGAGCTGGCGCAATACCAATATATATTACCACGCCTGCGAGGTATGTGGAAGCACCTTGAACGACAGGGTGGTGGTATCGGTTCGCGTGGACCGGGTGAAACGGAAATTGAAACGGACAGGCGTATCGTTAAGGACAAAATATCGCTGTTGCGCAAACGCCTTGGTGAGATCGATAAGCAGGCAATGACACAGCGTAAAGAGCGCGGTACCTATATACGCGTAGCCCTTGTGGGTTATACCAACGTAGGCAAGAGCACGCTGATGAACTTGCTGACCAAGAGTGAAGTGTTTGCAGAGAACAAACTCTTCGCCACGCTGGATACTACCACGCGCAAAGTGGTGTATGAGCAAACGCCTTTCCTGTTGAGTGATACAGTAGGGTTTATCAGGAAGTTGCCACACCACCTTGTGGAAAGTTTTAAGAGCACACTGGATGAGGTGCGTGAAGCAGATTGCCTGCTGCACGTGGTAGACATATCGCACCCTGCGTACGAAGACCAGATGGGTGTGGTGAACAAAACACTGCAGGACATCAAAGCATTCGACAAGCCGGTCATTACCATCTTCAACAAGATGGATCTATACGAAGAAAGAACGTTCGACCCTTGGCTGGACAGTGAAGTGAAACAGGATCTGCTGCTCCAGCTGAAGAGCAGGTGGGAGCATGTTACACACAACAACTGCGTATTCATTTCTGCAACTGAGCGTCGCAATATTGACAAGCTCAGAGGCACCATATTGGATAAAGTAAAAGACTTGTACCAGGAACGTTATCCATATCTGACACAGTTTTACTAA
- a CDS encoding DUF2461 domain-containing protein produces MLQPATISFLTKLNKNNNKNWFDDHRKEYEAAKQDFEQMVTQLHGELSKFEPGMAEQRAKDSIFRIFRDVRFAKDKTPYKDHFGAYFSRAGRKAPDAGYYIHIQPGKAFVAGGLWMPEAPLLKATRQEIDYNLDELQSILKQPTFKKHFKKLEGEQLKTLPQGYTADNPAIDYLKMKSFIVSTPIDDKDITSRTFVPKVVKLFSVMKPLVDFLNRGLD; encoded by the coding sequence ATGCTGCAGCCTGCAACCATCAGCTTTCTTACCAAACTGAACAAGAACAACAATAAGAACTGGTTTGACGACCACCGCAAAGAATACGAAGCCGCCAAACAGGATTTTGAACAGATGGTAACCCAGCTGCACGGAGAATTAAGCAAGTTTGAGCCGGGTATGGCTGAACAGCGGGCTAAGGACAGCATTTTCAGGATATTCAGGGATGTGCGCTTCGCGAAAGACAAAACCCCATACAAAGATCACTTTGGTGCGTACTTCAGCCGGGCTGGCCGCAAGGCGCCTGATGCCGGTTATTATATACACATACAACCCGGCAAAGCCTTCGTGGCAGGTGGGCTCTGGATGCCTGAGGCGCCTCTGCTGAAAGCAACGCGGCAGGAAATAGACTATAACCTGGATGAGTTACAATCGATACTTAAACAGCCGACGTTCAAAAAACACTTTAAGAAACTGGAAGGCGAACAACTGAAGACGCTTCCCCAGGGATATACTGCCGATAACCCGGCTATAGACTACCTGAAGATGAAGAGCTTTATCGTCAGTACGCCAATAGATGATAAAGACATCACTTCAAGAACGTTTGTTCCTAAAGTAGTGAAATTGTTTTCCGTAATGAAACCTTTAGTAGATTTTCTGAATAGAGGATTGGATTAG